The Brachionichthys hirsutus isolate HB-005 chromosome 11, CSIRO-AGI_Bhir_v1, whole genome shotgun sequence genome includes a window with the following:
- the LOC137901380 gene encoding LOW QUALITY PROTEIN: max-binding protein MNT-like (The sequence of the model RefSeq protein was modified relative to this genomic sequence to represent the inferred CDS: inserted 2 bases in 1 codon): MSIETLLEAAKFLELEAQQQQKGREDELKEKRCLAQRSEQSPPDVNAPEPVPPSTPNAVTPVVTPNPTGAPTLPVAAPPPAAPQPKPDSPSSALAATHKQLTQNHHHRPQITAQPNGGALRQPGQRYPGSAVSPPXQQAPLQSDPVSRGSPPDDGRHLDNRKRPGGAGTREVHNMLEKNRRAHLKECFEVLKKNIPNVDEKKTSNLSVLRSALRYIQTLKRKEKAYEHDMERLAREKIALQQRLAALKGQLSQWMDVMEVDRILRQTVQPEEDQASTSTASEGEGVMEDELEDEPAPRAQPAMKPELHETPPPTPTAAIITHNISIQQRAPPLHLHQPQPVFKPVAAAPGTPSGPHHPPLIPPQARVVTMPGLHPTVIAHASVSHPSVIQAVNRVLQGAAPKGVAPRLAPPSRHIAVHPLARLSQHLPVLYPQPVAVTQPAAVGHIAHTVNHGAAPSPAAAAAQMVTHHPQLVGQAVLNPVTMVTVPSFPISTLKLA; this comes from the exons ATGAGCATCGAGACGCTCCTCGAAGCCGCCAAGTTTTTGGAATTGGAAGcccagcagcaacagaaaggACGCG AGGATGAGCTTAAGGAGAAGCGGTGCCTGGCGCAGCGGTCAGAGCAGAGCCCCCCTGACGTCAACGCCCCGGAGCCCGTACCCCCCTCCACGCCCAATGCTGTCACCCCTGTGGTCACCCCCAACCCTACAGGCGCACCCACGCTGCCCGTCGCCGCCCCCCCGCCCGCTGCTCCTCAGCCCAAACCCGACTCCCCGAGCTCTGCGCTCGCCGCCACTCACAAGCAGCTGACGCAGAATCACCATCACCGCCCGCAGATCACCGCCCAACCCAACGGCGGCGCACTACGGCAGCCGGGTCAGCGCTACCCCGGGTCCGCCGTCtcgccccc ccagcaggcacCGCTTCAGAGCGATCCCGTCAGCCGCGGGAGTCCTCCGGACGACGGGCGCCACCTCGACAACAGGAAGAGGCCAGGGGG GGCAGGCACAAGAGAGGTGCATAACATGCTCGAGAAGAACAG ACGGGCGCACTTGAAGGAGTGCTTTGAGGTGCTGAAGAAGAACATCCCCAACGTGGACGAGAAGAAGACGTCCAACCTGAGCGTGCTGAGGAGCGCGCTGAGGTACATTCAG ACGCTGAAACGCAAAGAGAAGGCGTACGAGCACGACATGGAGCGGCTAGCCAGAGAGAAGATAGCCCTCCAGCAGCGGCTAGCCGCGCTGAAGGGCCAGCTCAGCCAATGGATGGACGTGATGGAGGTGGACCGCATCCTCCGACAGACGGTGCAGCCGGAGGAGGACCAGGCCTCGACCTCCACCGCCTCGG AAGGCGAAGGCGTCATGGAGGACGAGCTAGAAGACGAGCCGGCGCCCAGAGCGCAGCCTGCCATGAAACCCGAGCTCCACGAGACCCCGCCCCCGACGCCGACCGCCGCCATCATCACCCATAACATCTCCATCCaacagagagccccccccctgcacctgcACCAGCCGCAGCCCGTCTTCAAGCCGGTAGCGGCGGCACCCGGCACGCCGAGCGGcccccatcacccccccctGATCCCCCCCCAGGCACGGGTGGTGACCATGCCGGGCTTACACCCCACGGTTATTGCCCACGCGTCCGTGTCCCATCCGTCGGTCATCCAAGCGGTCAACCGTGTCCTCCAGGGAGCGGCTCCTAAAGGCGTGGCCCCCCGCCTGGCCCCCCCCAGCCGCCACATCGCCGTGCACCCGCTGGCTCGCCTCAGCCAGCACCTGCCCGTCCTCTACCCCCAACCGGTCGCCGTCACGCAGCCGGCCGCGGTCGGCCACATCGCCCACACCGTGAACCACGGCGCCGCCCCGAGTCCagcggccgccgccgcccaaATGGTGACCCACCACCCGCAGCTGGTCGGCCAGGCGGTGCTCAAcccggttaccatggtgaccgTGCCCTCCTTTCCCATCAGTACGCTGAAGCTGGCTTGA